A single genomic interval of Thiobacter sp. AK1 harbors:
- the smpB gene encoding SsrA-binding protein SmpB, producing MSIVQNKKAFHDYFIEEKYEAGIALEGWEVKAIRAGRVQLKESYVVIRDGELYLINAHISPLPTASRHVRPDPTRSRKLLLHADEIKRLIGKVERAGYTLVALDLHYRNGRIKAEIGLAKGKKKHDVREAEKKREWEREKQRLLRTPKQ from the coding sequence ATGTCCATCGTCCAGAACAAAAAGGCCTTCCACGATTACTTCATCGAGGAAAAATACGAGGCCGGTATCGCACTGGAAGGCTGGGAAGTCAAAGCGATCCGCGCCGGGCGTGTCCAGCTCAAGGAATCCTATGTGGTGATCCGCGATGGCGAACTCTATCTCATCAATGCCCACATCAGCCCCCTGCCCACGGCGTCACGCCATGTCAGACCCGATCCCACCCGCAGCCGTAAGCTCCTGCTCCATGCCGACGAAATCAAGCGTCTGATCGGCAAGGTAGAACGCGCGGGCTATACCCTGGTGGCGCTGGATCTGCATTACCGCAATGGCCGAATCAAGGCAGAAATTGGGCTCGCCAAGGGGAAGAAGAAACACGATGTCCGTGAAGCGGAGAAAAAGCGCGAATGGGAGCGGGAGAAACAGCGACTACTGCGAACACCCAAGCAATGA